The Hemibagrus wyckioides isolate EC202008001 linkage group LG10, SWU_Hwy_1.0, whole genome shotgun sequence genome includes a window with the following:
- the vipb gene encoding vasoactive intestinal peptide b isoform X1 → MKKERRSVSTSQFFFMAMCSMLCCRTLSALPAINTYSAIRSGSLSSDGEPSQDLEVYKLLYEIANTVERPPRHADGLFTSGYSKLLGQLSAKEYLESLLAKRVSDELSADDLRMKRHSDAVFTDNYSRYRKQMAAKKYLNSVLAGKRSPEDALMLSNQSKSTDSSLPQSYENDFDQLFQQLQLE, encoded by the exons atgaagaaagagagaagatcAGTGAGCACCTCGCAGTTTTTCTTTATGGCCATGTGTAGCATGCTGTGCTGCAGGACACTTTCAGCTCTCCCGGCCATCAACACGTACTCTGCCATCAG GTCAGGCAGTCTGAGCAGTGATGGAGAGCCCTCTCAGGACCTGGAGGTGTATAAACTTCTGTATGAAATTGCAAACACAGTGGAAAG ACCTCCGAGACACGCGGATGGACTTTTCACCAGCGGATACAGCAAGCTCCTCGGACAACTTTCAGCCAAAGAATATCTTGAATCCTTACTCGCAAAGCGTGTCAG TGATGAGCTGAGCGCAGACGACCTACGGATGAAACGCCACTCGGATGCGGTGTTTACAGACAACTACAGCCGATATCGCAAGCAGATGGCGGCCAAAAAGTACCTGAACTCGGTCTTAGCAGGAAAGAGAAG CCCAGAAGATGCCTTAATGCTGTCTAACCAGTCCAAAAGCACCGACTCGTCTTTACCTCAGAGCTACGAGAACGACTTCGATCAGCTCTTCCAGCAGCTCCAGCTAGAATGA
- the slc29a1b gene encoding equilibrative nucleoside transporter 1 isoform X2, with translation MEFLHDRHNGFTPSLCSCLQYFNHRLADLTPANVTVEESRNALQAKFNNAMTLCAMIPLLIFTCLTSILHQRIPQKIRILGSLVAILVVFCVTALFVKLAVNPVAFFVITMIKIIIINAFGAILQGSLFGMAGVLPDGYTTPVMSGQGLAGTFAALAMILAIASGSDLMDCAFGYFITACIVITLATVSYIILPNLEFYRYYMEKNQKDPALEEEKKIQLIKNGDSSGGMSTGGEVRKNLSLLSIFKKIWVMALSVCFSFTVTICTFPAIAVDITSTIADGGLWEKYFIPVSCFLLFNLFDWSGRSLTAVCSWPGKDSKLLPALLLTRLIFIPLFMLCNVQPRYRMPVIFSHDAWFIIFIILFAFSSGYLSSLCMCFYSKLVDTHEVETAGAIMTFFMSLGLALGASFSFFFRWLI, from the exons ATGGAATTTCTTCATGACCGCCACAATG GATTCACCCCTTCTCTGTGTTCATGCCTCCAGTACTTCAACCACCGTCTAGCAGACCTTACCCCAGCTAACGTGACCGTAGAAGAGAGTCGAAATGCTCTGCAAGCCAAATTCAACAACGCAATGACACTGTGTGCCATGATCCCGCTGTTGATCTTCACCTGCCTCACCTCTATCTTACACCAGAG AATTCCTCAGAAGATACGGATTCTGGGTAGCCTGGTGGCCATCttggtggtgttttgtgtaaCTGCCCTCTTTGTTAAACTTGCTGTTAATCCTGTGGCCTTCTTTGTGATTACTATGATAAagataataattattaatg catttgGAGCTATACTCCAGGGCAGTCTCTTTGGCATGGCTGGTGTGTTACCTGATGGCTACACAACACCCGTCATGAGCGGTCAGGGTCTGGCTGGAACCTTTGCTGCACTTGCTATGATCTTAGCCATCGCAA GTGGTTCTGATTTAATGGACTGCGCTTTTGGCTACTTCATCACAGCCTGCATCGTTATCACCCTCGCCACTGTGTCCTATATAATCCTCCCAAATCTG GAATTTTACCGATACTACATGGAGAAAAACCAGAAGGATCCAGCAttagaagaggagaaaaaaatccAACTGATTAAAAATG GAGACAGCAGTGGAGGGATGAGCACGGGGGGAGAGGTTCGGAAAAATCTGTCACTTCTGAGCATCTTTAAGAAG ATCTGGGTGATGgcgctgtctgtctgcttctcttTCACCGTCACCATCTGCACTTTTCCCGCCATCGCCGTGGACATCACATCCACTATTGCTGATGGAGGGCTTTGGG AGAAGTATTTCATCCCTGTGTCTTGTTTCCTGCTCTTTAACCTGTTTGACTGGTCGGGACGGAGTCTGACTGCTGTGTGTTCATgg CCAGGGAAGGACAGCAAACTGTTGCCAGCGCTTCTGTTAACGCGTCTGATCTTCATTCCCCTCTTCATGCTGTGTAACGTCCAGCCTCGCTACAGAATGCCCGTCATCTTCTCCCACGACGCCTggttcatcatcttcatcatactCTTCGCTTTCTCCAGCGGCTACCTCTCCAGCCtttgcatgtgtttttattCCAA GTTAGTGGACACGCATGAGGTAGAGACGGCCGGAGCCATCATGACCTTCTTCATGTCTCTCGGTCTCGCCTTGGGAGCatccttctccttctttttccgATGGCTCATTTGA
- the slc29a1b gene encoding equilibrative nucleoside transporter 1 isoform X1 yields the protein MAGEAPKDKFKAVWLILFMLGLGTLLPWNFFMTATMYFNHRLADLTPANVTVEESRNALQAKFNNAMTLCAMIPLLIFTCLTSILHQRIPQKIRILGSLVAILVVFCVTALFVKLAVNPVAFFVITMIKIIIINAFGAILQGSLFGMAGVLPDGYTTPVMSGQGLAGTFAALAMILAIASGSDLMDCAFGYFITACIVITLATVSYIILPNLEFYRYYMEKNQKDPALEEEKKIQLIKNGDSSGGMSTGGEVRKNLSLLSIFKKIWVMALSVCFSFTVTICTFPAIAVDITSTIADGGLWEKYFIPVSCFLLFNLFDWSGRSLTAVCSWPGKDSKLLPALLLTRLIFIPLFMLCNVQPRYRMPVIFSHDAWFIIFIILFAFSSGYLSSLCMCFYSKLVDTHEVETAGAIMTFFMSLGLALGASFSFFFRWLI from the exons ATGGCTGGAGAGGCTCCCAAAGACAA ATTCAAAGCTGTGTGGTTGATTCTCTTCATGCTTGGATTAGGGACTTTACTGCCATGGAATTTCTTCATGACCGCCACAATG TACTTCAACCACCGTCTAGCAGACCTTACCCCAGCTAACGTGACCGTAGAAGAGAGTCGAAATGCTCTGCAAGCCAAATTCAACAACGCAATGACACTGTGTGCCATGATCCCGCTGTTGATCTTCACCTGCCTCACCTCTATCTTACACCAGAG AATTCCTCAGAAGATACGGATTCTGGGTAGCCTGGTGGCCATCttggtggtgttttgtgtaaCTGCCCTCTTTGTTAAACTTGCTGTTAATCCTGTGGCCTTCTTTGTGATTACTATGATAAagataataattattaatg catttgGAGCTATACTCCAGGGCAGTCTCTTTGGCATGGCTGGTGTGTTACCTGATGGCTACACAACACCCGTCATGAGCGGTCAGGGTCTGGCTGGAACCTTTGCTGCACTTGCTATGATCTTAGCCATCGCAA GTGGTTCTGATTTAATGGACTGCGCTTTTGGCTACTTCATCACAGCCTGCATCGTTATCACCCTCGCCACTGTGTCCTATATAATCCTCCCAAATCTG GAATTTTACCGATACTACATGGAGAAAAACCAGAAGGATCCAGCAttagaagaggagaaaaaaatccAACTGATTAAAAATG GAGACAGCAGTGGAGGGATGAGCACGGGGGGAGAGGTTCGGAAAAATCTGTCACTTCTGAGCATCTTTAAGAAG ATCTGGGTGATGgcgctgtctgtctgcttctcttTCACCGTCACCATCTGCACTTTTCCCGCCATCGCCGTGGACATCACATCCACTATTGCTGATGGAGGGCTTTGGG AGAAGTATTTCATCCCTGTGTCTTGTTTCCTGCTCTTTAACCTGTTTGACTGGTCGGGACGGAGTCTGACTGCTGTGTGTTCATgg CCAGGGAAGGACAGCAAACTGTTGCCAGCGCTTCTGTTAACGCGTCTGATCTTCATTCCCCTCTTCATGCTGTGTAACGTCCAGCCTCGCTACAGAATGCCCGTCATCTTCTCCCACGACGCCTggttcatcatcttcatcatactCTTCGCTTTCTCCAGCGGCTACCTCTCCAGCCtttgcatgtgtttttattCCAA GTTAGTGGACACGCATGAGGTAGAGACGGCCGGAGCCATCATGACCTTCTTCATGTCTCTCGGTCTCGCCTTGGGAGCatccttctccttctttttccgATGGCTCATTTGA
- the vipb gene encoding vasoactive intestinal peptide b isoform X2, which translates to MKKERRSVSTSQFFFMAMCSMLCCRTLSALPAINTYSAIRSGSLSSDGEPSQDLEVYKLLYEIANTVERPPRHADGLFTSGYSKLLGQLSAKEYLESLLAKRVSDELSADDLRMKRHSDAVFTDNYSRYRKQMAAKKYLNSVLAGKRRTSR; encoded by the exons atgaagaaagagagaagatcAGTGAGCACCTCGCAGTTTTTCTTTATGGCCATGTGTAGCATGCTGTGCTGCAGGACACTTTCAGCTCTCCCGGCCATCAACACGTACTCTGCCATCAG GTCAGGCAGTCTGAGCAGTGATGGAGAGCCCTCTCAGGACCTGGAGGTGTATAAACTTCTGTATGAAATTGCAAACACAGTGGAAAG ACCTCCGAGACACGCGGATGGACTTTTCACCAGCGGATACAGCAAGCTCCTCGGACAACTTTCAGCCAAAGAATATCTTGAATCCTTACTCGCAAAGCGTGTCAG TGATGAGCTGAGCGCAGACGACCTACGGATGAAACGCCACTCGGATGCGGTGTTTACAGACAACTACAGCCGATATCGCAAGCAGATGGCGGCCAAAAAGTACCTGAACTCGGTCTTAGCAGGAAAGAGAAG aacctctagatga